The proteins below are encoded in one region of Tamandua tetradactyla isolate mTamTet1 chromosome 9, mTamTet1.pri, whole genome shotgun sequence:
- the LOC143645617 gene encoding olfactory receptor-like protein OLF2 — MAVENHTWFSDFIFVGFSGTQDVQQVLFVFFLLVYGITIFANLGMILLIKLDPRLHTPMYYFLSNLSFCDVCYSSTVSPKMLADFLSEQKKIPYNLCAIQMYFFGAFADVECLMLAVMAYDRYVAICNPLLYTVAMSRRLCIQLVAGTYIVGLVDSAIHTCCTFRLSFCNSNVINHFFCDIPPLLALSCLDTSINEIVMFSFIGCVLGCSIVTVLFSYSYIINTILKINSSKGRHKAFSTCASHLTAVAIFHSTLLFMYFRPSSSYSMDTDKLASVFYTIVIPMLNPLIYTLRNKDVKSALNKVLKKYLIISNICLL; from the exons ATGGCTGTTGAGAACCACACTTGGTTTAGTGACTTCATATTCGTAGGATTCTCTGGCACACAGGATGTGCAGCAGGTGCtctttgtgttttttctcttgGTTTATGGCATAACCATTTTTGCCAATCTAGGGATGATTCTACTAATAAAGTTAGACCCCAGACTTCACACACCCATGTATTATTTCCTGAGCAATTTATCTTTCTGTGATGTCTGCTATTCCTCCACTGTCTCTCCAAAGATGCTGGCTGATTTCTTATCTGAGCAAAAGaagattccatataatttatGTGCCATCCAGATGTATTTCTTTGGAGCATTTGCAGATGTGGAATGTCTCATGTTGGCTGTCATGGCCTATGACCGTTATGTAGCCATTTGTAATCCACTTCTTTATACAGTTGCCATGTCCAGGAGGCTCTGTATCCAGCTAGTGGCTGGTACCTACATTGTAGGCTTGGTGGATTCAGCAATCCACACTTGCTGCACATTTCGATTGTCATTCTGCAATTCCAATGTCATCAACCACTTTTTCTGTGACATCCCACCTTTACTAGCTCTCTCTTGCTTAGATACATCCATCAATGAGATAGTAATGTTCAGTTTCATTGGTTGTGTTTTGGGATGCAGTATTGTTACTGTCCTCTTCTCCTACAGTTATATCATAAATACCatccttaaaataaattcatcCAAGGGGAGACACAAAGCATTCTCTACATGTGCCTCCCACTTAACTGCTGTGGCTATATTCCATAGTACACTCTTGTTCATGTATTTCCGGCCAAGTTCAAGTTACTCAATGGACACTGACAAATTGGCTTCTGTTTTCTACACCATTGTGATTCCTATGTTAAACCCACTGATCTATACCCTGAGGAATAAGGATGTGAAAAGTGCCCTGAATAAA gttttaaaaaaatatttaattatttcaaatatttgtctTCTGTAA